Proteins from a genomic interval of Schistosoma mansoni strain Puerto Rico chromosome 2, complete genome:
- a CDS encoding putative ccr4-associated factor, which yields MCHLCYSMHPFRELQSITQNGYSNHILHTSLPESPVNPHFGKYNYRANMTVTNDSYTPGATYHNHGHTTHNHIHHGLLHPVHSNPSNVTALTVSQDSSQVRVWDIWTHNFHEGMRLVRRLVRECQYVAVDTEFPGVVAKVFGEYANSFEQAYHNIKVNIDMLKPIQIGFSFFDESGQTVDAVSTVQFNIKWNVDNEMHAADSIQLLEVSGIDFDKLKRTGVELSDFAEAFLTSGLPLNDKITWIGFHSAYDFAYLMKICTDWMRMPDNFLEFQKLLLIFFPKNSRLKVNDE from the exons ATGTGTCACTTATGTTATTCAATGCACCCATTCCGCGAACTCCAATCTATAACACAAAACGGCTATTCAAACCACATACTTCACACTTCACTTCCCGAGTCACCTGTTAATCCTCATTTCGGAAAGTATAACTACAGAGCCAATATGACAGTAACAAATGATAGTTATACCCCTGGAGCCACGTACCACAACCATGGACATACTACACATAATCACATCCACCATGGATTACTACATCCTGTTCATTCGAATCCTAGCAATGTCACCGCCCTCACTGTTTCACAGGATAGCAGTCAGGTCCGCGTTTGGGATATTTGGACCCACAATTTCCATGAGGGGATGCGCCTTGTCCGTAGACTTGTACGAGAATGTCAGTATGTTGCGGTTGATACAGAGTTCCCGGGTGTTGTTGCAAAGGTTTTCGGTGAATATGCCAACAGTTTTGAACAAGCCTACCACAATATTAAAGTTAACATTGACATGCTCAAACCAATACAGATTGGGTTCAGTTTTTTCGACGAGAGTGGTCAAACGGTCGATGCTGTCTCAACCGTGCAGTTTAACATCAAATGGAATGTTGACAATGAAATGCATGCGGCCGATTCCATTCAGTTATTAGAAGTCTCTGGAATAGATTTTGATAAATTGAAAAGAACAGGAGTTGAACTTAGTGATTTTGCAGAGGCGTTTCTTACCAGTGGTCTTCCGCTGAATGACAAAATAACGTGGATAGGGTTCCACAG TGCCTATGATTTTGCCTATCTGATGAAGATATGTACTGACTGGATGAGAATGCCGGACAACTTCTTGGAGTTCCAAAAGCTGTTGTTGATTTTCTTCCCCAAAAATAGTAGACTTAAAGTCAATGATGAGTGA